The following proteins are co-located in the Nitrospinota bacterium genome:
- a CDS encoding DUF1566 domain-containing protein — protein sequence MWMKQDSYLHSGHWLNWMEIHDYVRQLNKEGFAHYIDWKLPTTQELITLYEPEKVNSSQVGKEMKIHTDPIFAKNGSGSLWSAEENGRYNALGVVFNTGEVFNTNKKSRSRKATRAVRVNPN from the coding sequence ATGTGGATGAAACAAGACTCCTACCTTCATTCAGGACACTGGCTCAATTGGATGGAGATTCACGATTATGTCCGGCAGCTCAACAAAGAAGGGTTTGCCCATTATATTGATTGGAAATTGCCCACAACCCAGGAGCTTATAACGCTGTACGAACCCGAAAAGGTAAATAGTTCACAGGTGGGAAAAGAAATGAAAATACACACCGACCCCATTTTCGCGAAAAATGGCAGCGGCTCCCTTTGGTCAGCAGAAGAAAATGGACGTTACAATGCACTTGGAGTGGTTTTCAATACTGGCGAAGTATTTAACACCAATAAAAAGTCCCGCTCCCGAAAAGCCACTCGGGCCGTGCGAGTCAACCCGAACTGA
- the gatB gene encoding Asp-tRNA(Asn)/Glu-tRNA(Gln) amidotransferase subunit GatB, whose amino-acid sequence MKYETVIGLEVHVQIKTKTKIFCSCSTEFGSPPNANTCPICLGMPGVLPVLNKQFLDSAMKACLATHCAIEPMNRFARKNYFYPDLPKGYQISQMAHPLGTSGFININVDGKQKRIGLTRIHMEEDAGKLIHGENLGSPGKSYVDFNRTGVPLCEIVSEPDIRSPEEARAYLTELKAILEYTEVSDCNMEEGSLRCDANVSIRPVGQKEFGTRTELKNLNSFKFVQKAIEYEVDRQTRILDQGESVKQETRLYDSDKGETFSMRSKEEAHDYRYFPDPDLVPIEISEAWIEEIRKTIPELPEQKRERFVNDYGIPEYDAGVLTSSKFLADYFEQCATQFSKAKIISNWIMGDLLRELKKDNRNIEESPVSPSALVELLKLIDSATISGNIAKGVFEEMYQTQKPADRIVEEKGLKQITDSSAIEKIVDEVIEANPSQVEELRGGKEKVLGFLVGQIMKASKGKANPGMANKLLKEKIGV is encoded by the coding sequence ATGAAGTACGAAACTGTCATTGGACTGGAAGTTCACGTCCAGATTAAAACCAAAACAAAAATATTCTGTTCCTGCTCCACTGAATTTGGAAGCCCTCCTAACGCAAATACCTGCCCCATATGTCTCGGTATGCCAGGAGTGCTCCCCGTTTTAAACAAACAATTTCTTGACTCGGCCATGAAAGCTTGCCTTGCCACCCATTGCGCCATAGAACCGATGAACCGTTTTGCGAGAAAAAACTACTTTTATCCCGATCTGCCCAAGGGATATCAGATTTCGCAAATGGCTCACCCTTTGGGAACAAGCGGATTCATCAATATCAATGTAGATGGCAAGCAAAAAAGAATAGGTTTGACACGTATTCATATGGAAGAAGATGCTGGCAAGCTGATTCATGGGGAAAACCTGGGGAGCCCGGGAAAAAGTTACGTCGACTTCAACCGCACCGGAGTCCCTCTTTGCGAAATAGTCAGCGAACCTGACATACGTTCACCAGAAGAAGCCCGCGCATACTTGACAGAGCTGAAAGCAATTCTGGAGTATACGGAGGTCAGCGATTGTAATATGGAAGAAGGTAGCTTGCGATGTGATGCCAACGTTTCTATTCGCCCTGTCGGACAAAAAGAGTTTGGAACACGCACCGAATTAAAAAACCTGAACTCATTTAAATTTGTTCAAAAGGCTATCGAATATGAGGTTGATCGACAAACCAGGATTCTGGATCAGGGTGAAAGTGTTAAACAGGAGACCAGGCTTTATGACTCTGACAAGGGGGAAACCTTCTCAATGAGAAGCAAAGAAGAAGCCCACGATTATCGTTATTTTCCTGATCCTGATCTGGTTCCTATTGAAATCAGTGAGGCATGGATTGAAGAAATTCGCAAGACAATTCCCGAGTTGCCCGAACAGAAAAGGGAGCGTTTTGTTAACGACTACGGAATCCCTGAATATGACGCAGGAGTTTTAACTTCATCAAAATTTCTGGCAGATTATTTTGAACAATGCGCTACCCAGTTTTCCAAAGCTAAAATTATCAGCAACTGGATAATGGGGGACTTGCTGAGGGAATTAAAAAAAGATAACAGGAACATTGAAGAAAGCCCGGTCTCTCCTTCTGCGCTTGTTGAGCTGCTAAAACTGATTGATTCGGCGACAATCAGCGGTAATATCGCTAAAGGGGTTTTTGAAGAAATGTATCAGACACAAAAACCTGCCGACCGTATTGTAGAGGAAAAAGGACTAAAGCAAATCACCGACAGTTCAGCCATAGAAAAAATTGTGGACGAGGTTATTGAAGCCAATCCCAGCCAGGTCGAAGAACTCCGTGGCGGCAAAGAGAAAGTACTCGGATTTCTTGTTGGACAAATCATGAAAGCAAGCAAAGGAAAAGCCAACCCTGGGATGGCCAACAAATTGTTAAAAGAAAAAATAGGTGTATGA